In Anopheles bellator chromosome 2, idAnoBellAS_SP24_06.2, whole genome shotgun sequence, the genomic stretch GTCCTGTTTCGCTTGATACGTTGTTCTTACCACATGTTGAGTTAcgatttattatgtttttaaattccaatagaattatttatttcacagGAACAACTCACAGAGATAACTTTGACCCAACCCATAATcttatatttaatttaaaatataaactaAATAACATATAAATTGTTCAACTTCAAAGTAAACTAAATAACTAATACGAAGGAAACATATGGCAAACCATGTGGTAACGCGGTAATTTTGGTTGGGCACATTTTCGCTTATTCTTCACAGATTTGCTCTACAGCAAGGGGGCAGCAGACCATTCAGCATGTAATTTAAGCGCCTTGTTTTTGCTAAAAACAACATTCGATCAGGTGAGATAAATCGATTGAAgtaaaaaatatacaaacaaataaaaataacgagCGGAACGTACTATTCGTTGGCTTGTCAATtagttaattaattgattagTTTGATAACCGAAATAGCGGCGAGATGTTCAAtacaagcatgcaaaatatgACCCGACACAACTAAGTAAATATCCTTTACATAAAAATTACACATCGCTGAAATGGCAATTGTACAAACCGGAGCCAGAACTACATGAAACTTGATCCCAAACTGTTCAACACGCCGATGGCATCGTTTGCATCTCGTGCCACATCACGGTGTTGCTGCAGAATTTTTTTCGTTATATTACGTGTATATTGCGTTGACGAGTGTCAGGAAGAATGGTGATGTTAGAAGTAGTGGCAGTAGTAGTCGGTCGTGAAGGTTTGTGTAGATGTGCAAATCAAATTTGGTAGGTAGATATAGAGTGGCATTGGTTTCAATTGGAGAGGTTCATCCACGTGACAAACGAACGATTGAAGATGGGCAAGATTCGAAGGAGCGAAAACGGTAGAGCGCATGCATGCAAAGAACAGGGATATATTCAATCAACAAGTTgtaaggaaaattaattgtcAAATTTAGTTTAGTCTGTGTTTAACAGGGCATATAAGTGTTACTTCTTTTATACGGTTTTCTACGTTTGGCATCCAAAAATGTTCATCCCAACCCTATGTTATCTTTGCCGTGAACGCTAGACTGACTGAATGCCGTCAGCAATGATTCTTGCACCTGCCATGGAAAAGTTAATCATGCCTTGACTTGTAAGACAAGTGAAGAGCTATTATGATATTCTTTTGTCTACTGTATGTTATGATGCTGGCTGCAATAAGTGGGTTTCTTTTCTTGGAATGTATGCAGTTCCACTGCTCTTTCCTGGACAAAATATTGACTAGACAAATATAAAGTTTACTTTAAACGTACAACTATAAGTACCCTATCAAATCCAAATACACTAATACACGCTTATGTAGGCATAAACGAGGCACATTGAAATACAAACTTCGATACCATTTGTCCCACTCACTGTCGTGCGTCCCATCAGGAGGGATCTTAGTTATTGTGATTTCATGCATTTTTATACGTGCGCAGGAGATTACCAAAACCGAAGCTACTATTCACTTAATCTCTGTGCCCGTTAAGAATgcattttatcatttattaaaaCGATGGATGACATCGGGTCAGCGGTTATTAGTCGCGGTTCTTATAGCTGGCGAATATCGTATTTCGATCATCCGAAACGAGTCGAATACTTACGCGATTGATAGAGTTACGACGGACGGGGCCATCCGTCGGCCCACTACCATGGTCATCATTGTCGATGCACAAGTCCGAGTCGGAATCCGCCCGGCGTGTTGGGCCATCCTATCAGAGTAGCAATTATAAAAATTGTTAGAATTAGATCATGTGCATTTGTGCAGTTTGACCAACCTGAGTCAATTGTTCAGTTGTTGTTAGCAGTCGAGCTAAGGGACTCAAGCAAACTGGCAACGTTTCTAACAATGTTGGCCGAGAATGTGTCAGCAGCGGCTTCATGTACCtgtcaataaaaaatgtacacTTTATCGCTAAAATTTACCTTCTCGAGTCAGTAGCATTGGAAATGCATTCAAACCTTGTGTCGAAATTTCCCCACAATCTAGCTAGAACAGCTTTCTCATGTCCTCTTCTGGTTCCACCAGGAGTAGTAGCTCCCTCACTATCGGGATTTTCAAGATCCTTCATAAAGAAACATTAAGTTTTATTTAACATTGACTGGTTTGCAATTAGTGTTTTGCGACAAATTTAAACATCAAACCATTCAACAAACATGCATGTGATtatgtaaaaacaaaaaatcgtgTATTCTGCATCGTACATCTATGATTAAAGACAGAATGCACACAAATAGGAACTGTCACATTTTACAGATAGCCAAAAAGAACagtagataaataaaacaatttgaataGGACCATTTTATGTTATCGAATAGTATGTATACTGAAGttcaaaaatgaaaacaataataaaagtaATGTAAAAGCATAATAGAACAATATTCTGCAAGTTGTTGTATCTCTACGTAATTATTAGCATAACTAGTATCGTCAATACCATCTTACCAAGGAACTTGCTCTCCTATCAACTTGGAGCTGACTGAGGTTCAAACCGACATCGATCGACttgaatcaatcaaataaGTGTTCCGAATTCGCAAAAAAcaattatgaaaaaaataagTTTAGAAGGGTAGGGCGCGTTTTTCGTTCAAACAAGTTCCAATCTAAAAACCATTCCAAACTCCACATAGTTCTACTGATAATGGAAAATAATGCAATgataaacaaatattaatgGATGAACACGACAAAAAAAGTGAATGATAGAACATTAATCGCGGACATGAAATTGCACCATAAATAGTCATGTAACAACACTTAGCTTTGTATAATTTCAAATGATTACGAAGCACATCAAACATGAAAATATGAATTCTGATGTGAAATAATTGAAAGCAACACTTGTAAACAAGGCGAAAATACTTAAACCCATGCATCCTAACACcatttacgatttttttcattACAATCGTCTGAAATAGTCGCTCCTAAGAGTAACTCTTTCATCGACAGACAATTTAAAGTGCAACATACCCCGACAGTATTTTCCATCGAATTATACACCTTTAAGATCATTAACGGTTAACGGCAGTTGGTTCGATTGGCGGGAAGCAGATGTAGCCAATTAGGCACACATTGAGCGTTTGGAGTGTTGAATCAATTcgtgatgaaatatttcaaagtCATTAAGAAGATAACGATATGATATGAAAAAGTTTGTTATTCAATTCCATAAATTATCTAGTTGATTTAATAAATCATACATTATACATTTGCGAAAAAAATTGCACACCGAACCAATCAAAATGCATACAAGAAAGTTAAGAAAGGTCTCGAAGAACGTCGGGTGAGTGAATTGTGTCTTGTAATACTTACGCTACGCACTCCTTGGAAAGGTAACACCTCAGTTTCATCATCTACTCCAACactacagagagagaaaaaagatgAAAACCATGCTGATAAGAATGTTCAGAAATTTGGAATCGCTAACAGGACATTTTCTTACGGAATTTTTAACCAATTTAACAGAAAATTTGCAGCACCGCCTTGAATAATCACAGTGGTAATCACAATCAGGGATGTCGTCGTTAACATGGCGTGTCGCGCATCGGACACTGTATTTCTGATCGCAAGTGCAAACGACATCGCACCACGCAACCCTGTAATGATCTAACTAGCGTCAGTGACTTCAAATGCATATGAACTGTATGTGATTTTTACCGGCGAAGAACAGCATATGCTGAAAATTCCACGATATCTTTGGCTTTCTAGCAATATTTAGTAGAGCGGATAGTGGATAAATGTTAACAGCACGCCCTATTGCCGCACACATCTGAAAATATCGCATTGTCATTATTCATTCATGATCTTGTCTATCCGTTCTGAGCAGTTTGGAACTTACAAAACCAGTAAAGATGAACAATGGATCGAAGTGATGCTTtggaaaagtaaacattgATACGCCTATGTACGAAAAGATAAAGTTCTCCGCAAGAAAGTTGAGTAGCTcgaatatttgtttcgttcgtatTCGAGAGTCATCCGACAGATTGTTATATGTGTAATGAGCTTGACAAATTCCACAAAAGAGCACCGCTACGACAcctgaaataaaaatcatttgcATAAGATCTCTCTAATAGTCACACAAAATCGTCCACACAGCCccatcaataaaataaacctaCCTGTCAACTCCGCGGCTTCGGCAATCAAAAACGTACTATATGACATTAGCACAAAGAGAGCAGATTCTAGCAGCGGAAAATCTCGTATCCGCGTGAATTTCGTCATCATAGCTGTAACGCAGCCCATCGAGGCTCCGATCAATAGAGAGAAAGCGAATACGCTGAAGAAATCGCCCAGCGAACGGAGAAAGGCATGCCCTTCGAACTCTCCATTGCTCGAGTAGTGTTCGCCGTAATTTTGTATAGCTCTGTAAGAATCCGAATGAAATTATGGTTAAAAACTGACGAAAGAGCTATGGGCTGACATCACGGGTATCGAACAGTAACGAACCCACTGAGTACAATAGCAACTGCATCGTTGAGAACACTCTCTCCAAAAACTAGTGCATATAGATTGACGTCGACGTGCATGTCGCTAAAGATGGCTAAAATCGTCAGAGGATCGGTCGGGGAAATCAGTGCCCCGAAATAGAGCGTGTCCAGGAACGTGAAGCTTGATTTGAGTTTTGGCATCAGCTGCACGAATCCGTACATTAGGGCTCCAATTAAAAATGCCGACAGCGTTGTACCGATTATAGCAAACATCAAAATTGCTCCTAGGTTTcggaaaaaatatttctaaaattcataaaaaataaagcaacgtTAAAATCCGAGACTGGCCGATTATGatggtccgttccgttcttaCTCTTTTCAAACTGTAACCAGCGTGAAAGATTATCGGTGGTAGAATgatattaaaaaatatttcaggATCAAAGGTAGCTTTAAGATCGATCTCATTTTCCTCGGCGTTGCCCAGATCCCCCCGGAAGCTGTATGTATACGTTTTGTTGGCTTTCACTGGTTGATCGGATCCGTGGGGAAGGATTCCCGGAAACTTGAGCCAAAGTGTGTCGGGTGGGAGGCTTTGGTTAAACTTAACGTCCGGTTCAGGTTCGACGGCAACGTGAATTATTGGCGTAGTAGTACCCGCATAACGAATGATGGCACCAACGATGAGTCCTGTAGCGAAATGAGCATTTTAACAACATTAAAGTGTCTTTGATGCGCTACTACGTCATTGAACGACACCGAGGTGCATTATGCACCATGCATCATGTTGTAAAACAGAAccgtaaataaaaataactcGTTACGAGTAAACCATAAATCACACTCATACGATACAGATGTTGCGCAAAGGGCATTAGTCATTCGAGCTGCTTGATAGTGAGTTCGATTCTATCAATGTAAAATGATCCGAGAGCACCATATGGAAGTTTTTAACAGCCACACTATAACTTCTGGTACGTGAAATGAACGTGTATATTGCAATGCTCGACGGTCAACGACGTTTCAAGAAGTCGCGTTTTGATAATAGCACTCTATTAATTACCGTATATAACTGCAAGGCCAGTTTCGTGTAGCCAGGTGGTTCGATGGTGTTTGAACAACCAAATGGTTAGCACGGTCAGTGTGAGAAGAAAAGTGTAGAGCAACAGATTAAGGGAATCTATCTGGTGCATTTTGTTAGCCTTTGCATCGAGCTCGATATCGGTCGATTCGGCCGTCACGGTCGCCAGGCACCATTGTGCTAGCACCAGCAGTATCATCACCGGAAATAAACGAAATCGGGAACGGTTCTGTGTTTCGACCCTCCTCCTATTCATTGTACAATGGCTAGAAAGGCGCTACGCGTTGCCCAAAGTTTGGTGCAAACTCAAGCTGGTTGTAGGGTTATCACTAGGAGAATAGGACGGGAAATATTCCCTTTTAAACACCACTAATAACTAGCTTTTCAACAATTCTTAGGTGATGTCACGACAAGCTTTCTCCACTTCTGCTAAATCAATAGTAACTTCTTCTATAAATGTTACTTAGCTTAAAGAGTGCTTTGTTGTGACGTTCTGTTTTGACAGCGGGTCGCgaatttgcttcatttcagGGTTGTATCTGAGGATCGTACATAGTTTTTACTGTTATAAATAAACTAGCCGACCCGGACAACTTTGTCCCGCCTCAGAGGCAATAAGCGAGCAGATTTTGGATTCTGGGACATTTTATGAATTAATGACAATACTTATTATAGTAATTCGTAATCGACCTTAACTGATTCGTAATCGTAAATATAGATGCAGACGTTACAACTTGCACAAACAAAGCTGACCACCTTTAACTACCAAGATGGTTCCTTGTAGTTCCTTTTAGTTTTAAGTTTGGTctacaaaatatttgaataacGAAATATTATAAATAATCTGAGACCCTGCCCAACTACCCCCAACCCTGCACTGTCTTTCGACAC encodes the following:
- the LOC131211407 gene encoding sodium/hydrogen exchanger 6 isoform X3, giving the protein MNRRRVETQNRSRFRLFPVMILLVLAQWCLATVTAESTDIELDAKANKMHQIDSLNLLLYTFLLTLTVLTIWLFKHHRTTWLHETGLAVIYGLIVGAIIRYAGTTTPIIHVAVEPEPDVKFNQSLPPDTLWLKFPGILPHGSDQPVKANKTYTYSFRGDLGNAEENEIDLKATFDPEIFFNIILPPIIFHAGYSLKRKYFFRNLGAILMFAIIGTTLSAFLIGALMYGFVQLMPKLKSSFTFLDTLYFGALISPTDPLTILAIFSDMHVDVNLYALVFGESVLNDAVAIVLSGAIQNYGEHYSSNGEFEGHAFLRSLGDFFSVFAFSLLIGASMGCVTAMMTKFTRIRDFPLLESALFVLMSYSTFLIAEAAELTGVVAVLFCGICQAHYTYNNLSDDSRIRTKQIFELLNFLAENFIFSYIGVSMFTFPKHHFDPLFIFTGFMCAAIGRAVNIYPLSALLNIARKPKISWNFQHMLFFAGLRGAMSFALAIRNTVSDARHAMLTTTSLIVITTVIIQGGAANFLLNWLKIPVGVDDETEVLPFQGVRSDLENPDSEGATTPGGTRRGHEKAVLARLWGNFDTRYMKPLLTHSRPTLLETLPVCLSPLARLLTTTEQLTQDGPTRRADSDSDLCIDNDDHGSGPTDGPVRRNSINRQHRDVARDANDAIGVLNSLGSSFM
- the LOC131211407 gene encoding sodium/hydrogen exchanger 6 isoform X2 encodes the protein MNRRRVETQNRSRFRLFPVMILLVLAQWCLATVTAESTDIELDAKANKMHQIDSLNLLLYTFLLTLTVLTIWLFKHHRTTWLHETGLAVIYGLIVGAIIRYAGTTTPIIHVAVEPEPDVKFNQSLPPDTLWLKFPGILPHGSDQPVKANKTYTYSFRGDLGNAEENEIDLKATFDPEIFFNIILPPIIFHAGYSLKRKYFFRNLGAILMFAIIGTTLSAFLIGALMYGFVQLMPKLKSSFTFLDTLYFGALISPTDPLTILAIFSDMHVDVNLYALVFGESVLNDAVAIVLSGAIQNYGEHYSSNGEFEGHAFLRSLGDFFSVFAFSLLIGASMGCVTAMMTKFTRIRDFPLLESALFVLMSYSTFLIAEAAELTGVVAVLFCGICQAHYTYNNLSDDSRIRTKQIFELLNFLAENFIFSYIGVSMFTFPKHHFDPLFIFTGFMCAAIGRAVNIYPLSALLNIARKPKISWNFQHMLFFAGLRGAMSFALAIRNTVSDARHAMLTTTSLIVITTVIIQGGAANFLLNWLKIPVGVDDETEVLPFQGVRSVYNSMENTVGDLENPDSEGATTPGGTRRGHEKAVLARLWGNFDTRYMKPLLTHSRPTLLETLPVCLSPLARLLTTTEQLTQDGPTRRADSDSDLCIDNDDHGSGPTDGPVRRNSINRQHRDVARDANDAIGVLNSLGSSFM
- the LOC131211407 gene encoding sodium/hydrogen exchanger 9 isoform X1, encoding MNRRRVETQNRSRFRLFPVMILLVLAQWCLATVTAESTDIELDAKANKMHQIDSLNLLLYTFLLTLTVLTIWLFKHHRTTWLHETGLAVIYGLIVGAIIRYAGTTTPIIHVAVEPEPDVKFNQSLPPDTLWLKFPGILPHGSDQPVKANKTYTYSFRGDLGNAEENEIDLKATFDPEIFFNIILPPIIFHAGYSLKRKYFFRNLGAILMFAIIGTTLSAFLIGALMYGFVQLMPKLKSSFTFLDTLYFGALISPTDPLTILAIFSDMHVDVNLYALVFGESVLNDAVAIVLSGAIQNYGEHYSSNGEFEGHAFLRSLGDFFSVFAFSLLIGASMGCVTAMMTKFTRIRDFPLLESALFVLMSYSTFLIAEAAELTGVVAVLFCGICQAHYTYNNLSDDSRIRTKQIFELLNFLAENFIFSYIGVSMFTFPKHHFDPLFIFTGFMCAAIGRAVNIYPLSALLNIARKPKISWNFQHMLFFAGLRGAMSFALAIRNTVSDARHAMLTTTSLIVITTVIIQGGAANFLLNWLKIPVGVDDETEVLPFQGVRSVYNSMENTVGSIDVGLNLSQLQVDRRASSLDLENPDSEGATTPGGTRRGHEKAVLARLWGNFDTRYMKPLLTHSRPTLLETLPVCLSPLARLLTTTEQLTQDGPTRRADSDSDLCIDNDDHGSGPTDGPVRRNSINRLEIIDDSVYSTSHISSTSITNRITQQGRRAGGKIFHF
- the LOC131211407 gene encoding sodium/hydrogen exchanger 6 isoform X4, whose protein sequence is MNRRRVETQNRSRFRLFPVMILLVLAQWCLATVTAESTDIELDAKANKMHQIDSLNLLLYTFLLTLTVLTIWLFKHHRTTWLHETGLAVIYGLIVGAIIRYAGTTTPIIHVAVEPEPDVKFNQSLPPDTLWLKFPGILPHGSDQPVKANKTYTYSFRGDLGNAEENEIDLKATFDPEIFFNIILPPIIFHAGYSLKRKYFFRNLGAILMFAIIGTTLSAFLIGALMYGFVQLMPKLKSSFTFLDTLYFGALISPTDPLTILAIFSDMHVDVNLYALVFGESVLNDAVAIVLSGAIQNYGEHYSSNGEFEGHAFLRSLGDFFSVFAFSLLIGASMGCVTAMMTKFTRIRDFPLLESALFVLMSYSTFLIAEAAELTGVVAVLFCGICQAHYTYNNLSDDSRIRTKQIFELLNFLAENFIFSYIGVSMFTFPKHHFDPLFIFTGFMCAAIGRAVNIYPLSALLNIARKPKISWNFQHMLFFAGLRGAMSFALAIRNTVSDARHAMLTTTSLIVITTVIIQGGAANFLLNWLKIPVGVDDETEVLPFQGVRSVYNSMENTVGDLENPDSEGATTPGGTRRGHEKAVLARLWGNFDTRYMKPLLTHSRPTLLETLPVCLSPLARLLTTTEQLTQDGPTRRADSDSDLCIDNDDHGSGPTDGPVRRNSINRQKQGA